In a single window of the Vitis vinifera cultivar Pinot Noir 40024 chromosome 6, ASM3070453v1 genome:
- the LOC132252613 gene encoding nuclear transcription factor Y subunit B-like, whose protein sequence is MAEAPTSPGGGGSHESGEHSPRSNVREQDRYLPIANISRIMKKALPANGKIAKDAKETLQECVSEFISFITSEYEGFVFNCRCRNLAPFGR, encoded by the coding sequence ATGGCTGAAGCTCCGACGAGCCCCGGCGGTGGCGGCAGTCACGAGAGCGGCGAGCACAGCCCTCGTTCCAATGTGCGAGAGCAGGATAGGTACCTTCCTATCGCAAATATCAGCAGGATCATGAAGAAGGCTCTTCCGGCCAACGGCAAGATCGCCAAGGATGCGAAGGAGACTCTCCAAGAATGCGTTTCCGAGTTCATCAGTTTCATCACCAGCGAGTATgagggttttgtttttaattgtcGGTGCCGTAATTTGGCTCCGTTTGGTCGctga